The segment CGCCCTGCTGGCCCAAGTGATTTTGTCCAAGTTGGATCTCTCGGCCCGCTTTGAAGAATTAGAACATCTGCCGTCCAGTCCGCTAAATTTCGGCCTCAAAGCCGCCTAAAACTGCACGAACCATTGTAGACACTCATCTGCAAAAAATAGTGTTCTACCGAATAGCGGATATGCTGAAGTGCCGACACTGTGCAGTGTCGGCACTTCCAAGGAGTTTCCATGCACCAGCGCTGGACGATTGACGAACTCATCGACGTATGGACGCTCCTGCCTGCTGAACGCGAACTCCTGGGGAATAAAACTGGCCCGACCAGACTGGGCTTCGCGGTCATGCTCAAAGCCTTCCAACATGAAGGGAAATTCCCCTACAACAGCCATGAAGTACCGGAAGTGGTCGTCGAGTATGTGGCAAGGCAGGTGGGTGTCCGACACGAGCAGTACCGAGAATTCAACTGGCGCAGCCGCAACAGCACTTACCAGCGGCAGGATATTCGTGCCTACTGCGGCTTCAGGGAATTTACCCGCGAGGACGCCGATACCCTGACGGACTGGCTCAGCCAGTCCGTCTTGCCACGAGAATTCCGTGTAGGAGCGGTCATGGACGCGGCTTTTCAATGGTTACGAGGCAACAAGATTGAACCGCCCAGTGCTGGGCGGTTACAGCGTTTCGTGGATTCCGCCGAGCGGCAGTACGACCAGCGCCTGTGCCAGACCATCCATGACCGGCTGAGTGCAGTACAGCGGGAAGCATTGGATAAGTTTCTGGACGCCATTCCCCTTGTAGACGATGCCACCGAAGAAGGTGAATTGCTTCCACGCGGCACAGTGCTGCAAAACCTTCGCACCAACTCTGAGAAACGCGGGGTGGACAGCGTGGAACAGCAGATCGAGAAACTGCGCCTTCTGCGGAAAATTGGCCTTTCCAGCGGTCTCTTTGCGGACGTGTCCCCGCATGTTCTGGTGCGTTACCGCGAACGGGCGGCCACCGAATCCCCCAGCCACTTCCGTGTGCAGGCCGCACCTGTGAGATTGACTTTGCTGGCCGCCTTCTGTGTCACCCGCATGACTGAACTCACGGATTCGCTGATGACACACCTGATCGATATGGTGCATCACATCAATGTCCGGGCCGAGCGGCGCGTAGAGAAGAAATTCGTCAAAGAGTTCAAGAAGGTCAATAACAAGGAACGGCTCTGGGAGAAGCTCCTTGAAGCCGCGCTAGCGAACCCGGACGGCACCGTCCGGGCCGTCCTCTTTCCAGTCGTCAGTGAGGAAACGCTGCGCGATCTGCTGCGTGAATTCAAGGAGAAGGGTGGATTTAGTCAACAGGTGCATACCGTGCTGCGCGGCACCTACAAAACCCATTACCGCCGGATGATTCCTTGGGTATTGACCGAACTGGAGTTCCGCTCCAACAATCAGCGGCATCAACCCGTGATTCAGGCACTGGGCCTACTGAAACGCTATGTGGACAGCTATGTTCGCATCTACCCGCCCGAAGAAGTCATTCCTGTCGGCGGCGTAATCGACCGAAGTATCCAGAATGTAATTCTTGAGCAGGGTGCGGACGGCAAAACACGGGTGAACCGCGTGAATTACGAGTTGTGCGTGCTGTCTGCACTGCGGGACGCGGTGCGTTCCCGCGAAATCTGGGTGGTAGGCGCGGACAAGTACCGTGACCCGGAAAAGGACTTGCCCCAAGACTTCGAGACCCAGAAAACGCAGTATTTCGAGGCGCTGAGCCAACCGCAGGACGTGGATACCTTCGTGCAGGGGTTGGAACAGCAATTGAAAGATGCCCTGGTGATGCTGCACGACGGCCTGCCGAAGAATGCTGAGGTGAAGGTCACCGCCCACGACGGTGGGCGGTTCGTGGTTTCTCCCCTGAAAGCCCAGCCAGAGCCGCCCTTTT is part of the Deinococcus fonticola genome and harbors:
- a CDS encoding Tn3 family transposase → MHQRWTIDELIDVWTLLPAERELLGNKTGPTRLGFAVMLKAFQHEGKFPYNSHEVPEVVVEYVARQVGVRHEQYREFNWRSRNSTYQRQDIRAYCGFREFTREDADTLTDWLSQSVLPREFRVGAVMDAAFQWLRGNKIEPPSAGRLQRFVDSAERQYDQRLCQTIHDRLSAVQREALDKFLDAIPLVDDATEEGELLPRGTVLQNLRTNSEKRGVDSVEQQIEKLRLLRKIGLSSGLFADVSPHVLVRYRERAATESPSHFRVQAAPVRLTLLAAFCVTRMTELTDSLMTHLIDMVHHINVRAERRVEKKFVKEFKKVNNKERLWEKLLEAALANPDGTVRAVLFPVVSEETLRDLLREFKEKGGFSQQVHTVLRGTYKTHYRRMIPWVLTELEFRSNNQRHQPVIQALGLLKRYVDSYVRIYPPEEVIPVGGVIDRSIQNVILEQGADGKTRVNRVNYELCVLSALRDAVRSREIWVVGADKYRDPEKDLPQDFETQKTQYFEALSQPQDVDTFVQGLEQQLKDALVMLHDGLPKNAEVKVTAHDGGRFVVSPLKAQPEPPFYDTLKGEVGRQFWNTQLLEVLVESDQRAGITPHFKSFMTRENLSRDDLQQRLLLSLFGLGTNTGLKRVAAGQDGVAHHNLQYVKTHYIHRDALRAANTAVVNAILEARNPEIWGEGTTSCASDAKKYSAWDGNLRTQRSIRYGGKGVMIYWHVEKKSTCIYSSMKSCSSSEVAAMIEGVLRHCTDMKVEKNYVDTHGQSEVGFAFTHLLGFQLMPRLADIAHQRIYLPNMTFSEQVPNLAAVLAQRSIRWELIRQQYEPMVKYATALRLGLADPESILLRFTRANAQHPTYAALCELGKVLRTIFVCNYLHRPELRREIHEGLNVIETWNGTTSFIFFGKTGEISTNNPEAQEISMLALQLLQNCLVYINTLMIQHVLADEQWRDRMTNEDWRALSPLMYHHINPYGEFKLDLSHRPDGLTQSMRKRPR